One part of the Kryptolebias marmoratus isolate JLee-2015 linkage group LG13, ASM164957v2, whole genome shotgun sequence genome encodes these proteins:
- the LOC108238930 gene encoding fibroblast growth factor 1 isoform X2 — MTFSQGRRSLFSTPQTQRGMSEGDVTVLPFGPSPLDLSKKEQRTQVRLYSQNGGYHLRISPDGAVNGGRQENDPYEILKLTAVNVGVVVIKGETAGRYLAMNKNGCLYGSQALNDECHFLEKYKENNYNTYRSQKYSWYVALKRNGQPKMGPHTHQGQKAIFFLPRPA; from the exons ATGACTTTCTCACAG GGACGCCGCTCGCTTTTCTCCACACCTCAGACTCAACGTGGGATGTCTGAGGGGGATGTGACGGTGCTGCCGTTTGGCCCCTCACCCCTGGACCTGTCCAAGAAGGAGCAGCGCACCCAGGTCAGGCTCTACAGCCAGAATGGAGGATATCACCTGAGGATTTCACCAGATGGAGCAGTGAATGGTGGGAGGCAGGAAAACGATCCCTATG AAATCCTGAAGCTGACTGCCGTGAACGTGGGAGTGGTGGTCATCAAAGGCGAGACGGCCGGAAGGTACCTGGCTATGAACAAAAACGGATGCCTTTACGGATCA CAAGCGCTGAACGATGAGTGTCACTTCCTGGAGAAGTACAAGGAGAACAACTACAACACATACCGCTCTCAGAAATACAGTTGGTATGTCGCTTTAAAAAGGAATGGCCAGCCCAAAATGGGACCACACACCCACCAGGGTCAAAAGGCCATCTTTTTCCTGCCAAGGCCTGCTTGA
- the LOC108238930 gene encoding fibroblast growth factor 1 isoform X1, producing the protein MKAAWFSSSCLLSCLRHREQSEPPLFSHPQGRRSLFSTPQTQRGMSEGDVTVLPFGPSPLDLSKKEQRTQVRLYSQNGGYHLRISPDGAVNGGRQENDPYEILKLTAVNVGVVVIKGETAGRYLAMNKNGCLYGSQALNDECHFLEKYKENNYNTYRSQKYSWYVALKRNGQPKMGPHTHQGQKAIFFLPRPA; encoded by the exons ATGAAGGCGGCGTGGTTCTCCTCTTCTTGTCTCCTCTCGTGTCTCAGGCACAGAGAACAAAGTGAACCTCCTCTGTTTTCACATCCTCAGGGACGCCGCTCGCTTTTCTCCACACCTCAGACTCAACGTGGGATGTCTGAGGGGGATGTGACGGTGCTGCCGTTTGGCCCCTCACCCCTGGACCTGTCCAAGAAGGAGCAGCGCACCCAGGTCAGGCTCTACAGCCAGAATGGAGGATATCACCTGAGGATTTCACCAGATGGAGCAGTGAATGGTGGGAGGCAGGAAAACGATCCCTATG AAATCCTGAAGCTGACTGCCGTGAACGTGGGAGTGGTGGTCATCAAAGGCGAGACGGCCGGAAGGTACCTGGCTATGAACAAAAACGGATGCCTTTACGGATCA CAAGCGCTGAACGATGAGTGTCACTTCCTGGAGAAGTACAAGGAGAACAACTACAACACATACCGCTCTCAGAAATACAGTTGGTATGTCGCTTTAAAAAGGAATGGCCAGCCCAAAATGGGACCACACACCCACCAGGGTCAAAAGGCCATCTTTTTCCTGCCAAGGCCTGCTTGA